One genomic region from Haloarcula taiwanensis encodes:
- a CDS encoding chemotaxis protein CheF1, with amino-acid sequence MSDTEKKIADTKGQFLQAVSQGQRLTDAEWRNCRIVLTTERVALLGDDKRQISLTDIDRIADRFDVNQQSAGVSDYVALYVGEDVILVSASDHEAFETDFYRASLDGAIVLVQHPALKGGVVQSAEWTKGRLKVGDEALKLAMADGQAVVVDRADIGDLAVEEKQVSGEERTVIQVEHSEDDISVETHLAGEEFHATVLRTMLEESAEQNQADLDLSSTEKRVIMALHSGVSPFDIPNFVGIDVDKTEEIFDRLIELDVISVLRERTEVNLTTKGRRVAGERMGEQ; translated from the coding sequence ATGAGCGACACCGAAAAGAAGATCGCCGATACAAAAGGACAGTTCCTTCAGGCGGTCTCACAGGGCCAGCGCCTCACCGACGCCGAGTGGCGAAACTGTCGCATCGTCCTCACCACCGAGCGAGTCGCCCTGCTGGGCGACGACAAGCGACAGATTTCACTGACCGATATCGACCGTATCGCCGACCGGTTCGACGTGAACCAGCAGAGCGCCGGCGTCTCCGATTACGTCGCGCTCTACGTCGGCGAGGATGTCATCCTCGTGTCGGCATCGGACCACGAGGCGTTCGAAACTGACTTCTACCGGGCGAGTCTCGACGGCGCAATCGTGCTGGTCCAGCACCCCGCGCTCAAAGGCGGCGTCGTCCAGTCCGCCGAGTGGACGAAAGGCCGGCTGAAAGTCGGCGACGAGGCGCTAAAGCTCGCGATGGCCGATGGGCAGGCCGTCGTCGTCGACCGCGCCGATATCGGTGATCTCGCTGTCGAAGAGAAGCAGGTCAGCGGCGAGGAGCGGACAGTCATTCAGGTCGAGCACAGCGAGGACGACATCAGCGTCGAAACACACCTCGCGGGTGAGGAGTTCCACGCCACTGTCCTCCGGACGATGCTCGAAGAAAGCGCCGAACAGAACCAGGCTGATCTGGACCTGAGCTCGACGGAGAAACGGGTAATCATGGCACTTCACTCCGGCGTATCGCCGTTTGACATCCCCAACTTCGTCGGTATCGATGTCGACAAGACCGAGGAGATTTTCGACCGGCTGATTGAACTCGACGTAATAAGCGTGCTCCGGGAACGGACCGAAGTGAATCTGACGACGAAGGGGCGTCGCGTCGCCGGCGAGCGGATGGGCGAGCAGTAG
- a CDS encoding nucleotidyl transferase: MHIDTAVVLAAGEGTRLRPLTRNRPKPMLPAANRPILEHVFDALVEAGIEKLVVVVGYKRDRVQDHFGPTYRGVPISYVSQTKQLGSGHALLQARSVVDGPVLVMNGDRLVDAATIEAVDSSYAETAHTSIAVVERQDTSRYGAVEVQDGDIVDIVEKPQHDEFRLINGGVYAFDGDIFEAIDETTRHAGELALTDTIELLLGSDRVRAVEVDGMWVDATYPWDLLTVAREVLARGRVVESARDEQVWVDNSARVHDEATLQSPAVIGPDCEIGPDAVIGPNVALGRNVTIGANSVIQHTVLDADTRVDPSSTLVDTVTGQDVNLGVNTVVPGGPADVQVGTAVFEDQRLGAVIADRAVALGDVSFVPGSLVGPNARLATGVTVDGTVREDAEVVR; this comes from the coding sequence ATGCACATCGATACGGCTGTGGTCCTCGCTGCGGGTGAGGGAACTCGCCTCCGGCCGTTGACGCGAAACCGGCCAAAACCAATGCTGCCGGCCGCAAACCGGCCGATTCTCGAACACGTCTTCGACGCGCTGGTCGAGGCGGGCATCGAGAAACTGGTTGTCGTCGTCGGCTACAAGCGCGACCGCGTTCAGGACCACTTCGGTCCGACGTACCGTGGCGTTCCGATTTCCTACGTGAGCCAGACAAAACAGTTGGGTAGCGGGCACGCACTCCTCCAGGCACGAAGCGTTGTCGACGGCCCGGTTCTGGTGATGAACGGTGACCGTCTCGTCGACGCGGCCACTATCGAGGCGGTAGACTCCTCCTATGCAGAGACTGCGCACACGAGCATCGCTGTGGTTGAACGGCAGGACACCAGTCGGTACGGTGCTGTCGAGGTACAGGACGGTGACATCGTCGACATCGTCGAAAAGCCACAGCACGACGAGTTCAGGCTCATCAACGGCGGCGTGTACGCCTTCGACGGTGATATTTTCGAAGCGATCGACGAAACGACGCGCCACGCCGGCGAACTGGCACTGACCGACACAATCGAACTCCTGCTGGGATCTGACCGTGTCCGCGCGGTCGAGGTCGACGGGATGTGGGTCGACGCGACATACCCATGGGACCTGTTGACCGTTGCCCGCGAGGTGCTGGCGCGGGGGCGGGTCGTCGAATCGGCCCGCGACGAGCAGGTCTGGGTCGACAACTCCGCACGTGTCCACGACGAGGCGACTCTCCAGTCGCCGGCCGTCATCGGCCCGGACTGTGAGATCGGTCCGGACGCTGTCATCGGTCCGAATGTCGCACTCGGACGCAACGTCACTATCGGGGCCAACAGCGTCATCCAGCACACTGTCCTCGACGCAGACACGCGTGTCGACCCGAGCTCGACTCTCGTCGATACTGTCACCGGTCAGGACGTGAATCTCGGCGTCAACACAGTTGTCCCCGGCGGCCCGGCTGACGTTCAGGTCGGTACAGCGGTGTTCGAGGACCAGCGACTGGGCGCTGTTATCGCCGACCGTGCCGTCGCACTCGGTGACGTGAGTTTCGTCCCCGGGTCGCTTGTGGGCCCCAACGCTCGGCTCGCCACCGGCGTCACAGTCGACGGAACTGTCCGCGAAGACGCGGAGGTGGTCCGCTGA
- a CDS encoding glutamine--fructose-6-phosphate transaminase (isomerizing), with protein MCGIIGCVGRGDETLDTLVHGLSKLEYRGYDSAGVALANDHIDLCKHSGKIADLREALSDRTLSGSVGIGHTRWSTHGPPTDENAHPHQDCTGDVAVVHNGIIENYQSLRDELVSAGHTFTSDTDTEVVPHLIEDALETGANPEDAVRETVDRLEGSYAVAVVIAGCDSVFAARNDSPLVLGIGEDATYLASDVPAFRDFTDKVVYLADGEFARLNGAGWTVTDTDGNIIEKDIDTVQWDPEETGKSGYDHFMLKEIHEQPRALRQCLRGRVDELAGTVDIGDLGDLSPTGVQFVACGTSYHAALHGAQLFREAGIPAQAFLASEYATATPPIGDALVVGVTQSGETADTLSALRAARRRGARTLAVTNVVGSTAARECDHALYIRAGPEIGVAATKTFASQLAALNLLALGTSTTGDARQVISALRDLPGHVQEVLDESAAQEVAELYQDASAYFFIGRGYQNPVALEGALKMKEITYKHAEGFAAGELKHGPLALVTENTPVFAIVTGDDERARKTIGNVKEVEARDAPVVAITDGQSDVERYADHVLHIPETHPRAAAVLANTHLQLVSYHTAALLGRNIDKPRNLAKSVTVE; from the coding sequence ATGTGCGGGATCATCGGCTGTGTCGGCCGCGGCGACGAGACGCTCGACACGCTCGTTCACGGTCTCTCGAAACTGGAGTATCGTGGGTATGACTCTGCTGGCGTCGCGCTGGCGAACGATCACATCGACCTCTGCAAACACTCCGGTAAAATCGCCGACCTCCGCGAAGCGTTGTCCGATCGGACGCTCTCGGGGTCGGTCGGCATCGGCCACACCCGCTGGAGTACGCACGGGCCGCCGACCGACGAAAACGCCCACCCACACCAGGACTGCACCGGCGATGTCGCAGTCGTCCACAACGGGATCATCGAGAACTACCAGTCGCTGCGGGACGAACTCGTCAGCGCCGGCCACACCTTCACATCCGACACCGATACCGAGGTCGTCCCACATCTGATCGAGGACGCGCTGGAGACGGGAGCCAACCCCGAAGACGCCGTCAGAGAGACAGTCGACCGACTCGAAGGCAGTTATGCCGTCGCCGTCGTCATCGCCGGCTGTGATTCAGTGTTCGCCGCGCGGAACGACTCGCCGCTCGTCCTGGGTATCGGCGAAGACGCGACCTACTTAGCGAGTGACGTGCCCGCCTTCCGGGATTTCACCGACAAGGTCGTCTACCTCGCCGACGGGGAGTTCGCCCGACTCAACGGTGCCGGCTGGACCGTCACCGACACCGACGGCAATATCATCGAGAAAGACATCGATACCGTCCAGTGGGACCCCGAGGAGACCGGCAAGAGCGGCTACGACCACTTCATGCTCAAAGAGATCCACGAGCAACCGCGCGCGCTTCGGCAGTGTCTGCGGGGTCGGGTCGACGAACTTGCCGGCACGGTCGACATCGGCGATCTCGGCGACCTCTCTCCGACCGGCGTCCAGTTCGTCGCTTGTGGCACCTCTTATCACGCCGCTCTGCACGGCGCACAGTTGTTCCGCGAAGCGGGCATTCCTGCCCAGGCATTCCTCGCTAGCGAATACGCGACTGCGACCCCACCTATCGGCGACGCGCTCGTCGTCGGCGTCACCCAGAGCGGGGAAACCGCCGATACCCTTTCAGCGCTTCGGGCGGCCCGCCGTCGCGGCGCGCGCACGCTGGCCGTGACCAACGTCGTCGGATCTACTGCGGCCCGCGAGTGCGATCATGCGCTGTACATCCGAGCCGGCCCGGAAATCGGCGTCGCCGCCACCAAGACCTTCGCCTCCCAGCTAGCCGCGCTGAACCTGCTTGCCCTCGGCACGTCGACGACCGGCGACGCCCGGCAGGTCATCAGCGCGCTCCGCGACCTCCCCGGTCACGTTCAGGAGGTCCTCGACGAATCTGCCGCCCAGGAGGTCGCTGAGTTGTATCAGGACGCCAGCGCGTACTTCTTCATCGGCCGCGGGTACCAGAATCCCGTCGCGCTTGAAGGCGCACTGAAAATGAAAGAGATCACCTACAAGCACGCTGAGGGCTTCGCTGCGGGTGAGCTAAAACACGGCCCGCTGGCGCTGGTGACCGAGAACACGCCAGTGTTCGCTATCGTGACCGGCGACGACGAGCGCGCCCGCAAGACCATCGGAAATGTCAAAGAGGTCGAGGCCCGCGACGCACCGGTCGTCGCGATCACCGATGGACAGAGCGACGTTGAACGATACGCCGACCACGTGCTCCACATTCCGGAGACCCACCCGCGGGCCGCTGCCGTGCTGGCGAACACGCACTTGCAGCTAGTGTCGTATCACACAGCCGCGCTGCTGGGGCGGAATATCGACAAGCCGCGCAACCTGGCAAAAAGCGTGACGGTCGAGTGA